ACTGATGCAGGAATTGCTGCTCGGCATATGGGAGCGCGAGCAGAAGACCGTCATTTTTGTGACGCATGACATCGAGGAGGCGGTATTCATGGCGTCGCGGGTTGTGACGATGTCAGCGCGGCCGGGGCGCATCAAGTCGATCATGCCGGTCGACCTGCCGCATCCGCGTCACTACACCGTCAAGGCCAGCCCGGAGTTTTCGCAGCTACGCGCCAAGTTGACGGAGGAAATTCGCAGCGAGGCGATTGCCGCCGCTGCCCATGGATAGTTGATCCATAGAACCGGGAGGAAGGAAGCATCGGTATGAGGAGTATAGGCGCCGATCTTCAGGAAAAATCACTGCACGAGCGCATCCGCAACGATGTCGAGCGCCACATCATGTCGGGCGAGTGGCCGCCGGGGTACCGTATTCCCTACGAACACGAGATGACCCGGCAATATGCCTGCTCGCGCATGACGGTGAACAAGGCGCTCGGCGAACTGGTGCAGCGTGGCCTGATTGAAAGACGCCGTCGTCTTGGCACTTTCGTTCGCCAGCCCCATGCGCAATCGGCCGTGCTGGAAATCCACGATATCGAGCGGGAGGTGCAGGCCCTCGGCCTCGTTTACGGTTACCGTCTCGACAGACGGCGACTGCGCCCTGCGGGGGAAGAAGACGGCGCGGCCATGGCGCTTGCCGCGGATGCCCCGGTTCTGGAACTCACCTGCACGCATTTTGCCGGCGGCGTTCCCTTTTGCCTCGAGGAACGCATCATCAATGTCACCGCCGTTCCGGAGGCTGAGGCAGCGGATTTTTCACAGATCGGGCCGGGCACTTGGCTGCTGAAAATGGTTCCCTGGAGTGCCGCGGAACATCGCATCAGCGCAGTTTCCGCTGATCGCAAAAATGCGACCGCGCTCGGCATTGCTTCCGGTGCGGCGTGTCTGGTCATCCACCGCCGCACCTGGCACGGAGCGGATTATGTCACCAGTGTTCGGGTCACCTATCCCGGCGACCGACACGCGCTGGTGGCGCAGTTTTCGCCTTCGCAAAACACCTGAAGACCGCAGGTCGGTCAATTTTTTGTAAAGAAGAGTTTACGGGTCGTCTTTTGGCAATATAATAGTTGTCAAAAGAACTCAGGTTTATTATCGGAACGTCAAGCTTTCACGACGGCATCCGTTCATGGCCCCGGTTTTAATGAACCGGTCAATCTGCGGATGAGTTCATCGACGGAAATCCGGGATAAAAATTATGTCAGCTGAGACCTCAACTTCTTCCGCGTGCTTCACCAGAGCAAACAAAACACGGCATATCTCACTTGCCATGACGGTCACTTTGCTGGCCGGCTTGAGTGCCGGAGCGGTTTTTGCTCAGTCGGCATCCGAAACCCAGATCCAACCAGCACCTGCACCTGCACCGGCAACGGAAACGATGCAGCCCGCGCAGTCGCCGGCTGAGACGCCGAGCGCTCCGGCAGTCCAGCCTGTGCCGCCTTCCGCTGCCGCGCCCACACAGCCCGCGCCGGCCCAGCCTGCGCCCGCCGCAAGTAATCCCACGCCGGCAGCCGAAGGTGTTTCACCGCAGCCGACACAGACGGAGCAACCCGCTCCGACGAACGGTACGGCAGCGCCGAACGAGGTCTCCACCCCGGTTGAACCGGTAGTCGCCGAACCCGCAAGTGCCGGACATCGTGCGGACATTCCGCACAACCTGTCTCCCTGGGGCATGTTCATGGCGGCGGACTGGGTCGTGAAGGGCGTGATGATCGGTCTCGCTTTCGCATCGCTCGTCACCTGGACGGTCTGGGTGGCGAAGTCTATCGAGCTGGCCGGTGCACGGGTGCGCGCCGGTGCGACGCTCAAGGTTATTCGCAGGGCGAAAACCCTGAACGAGGCGACTGAGGCCGTCGAAAAGAAGGGCGGGCCGGCAGCGCTGATGTTGCGCATGGCAACTCACGAAATGCAGCTTTCCGACGCGGTGGTCGAACACACCGACGGCGGCGGCATCAAGGAGCGTGTATCCTCGGCCCTGTCACGCATTGAAACCCACGCCGGTCGCCGCATGTCGCGCGGAACGGGCGCCTTGGCGACCATCGGCTCCACCGCTCCCTTTGTCGGTCTGTTCGGTACCGTCTGGGGCATCATGAATTCCTTCATCAGCATCTCGGAATCGCAGACCACCAATCTTGCCGTCGTGGCACCCGGCATTGCCGAGGCGCTGCTTGCCACGGCAATCGGCCTTGTTGCTGCTATTCCAGCGGTGGTGATCTACAACGTCTTCGCCCGCTCGATCACGGGATACCGGCATTTGCTGGCGGATGCCGCAGCCGGCGTGGAACGCCTCGTCAGCCGCGACCTCGATTTCCGCCGCATTCCGCCGGGCAGCAGCAAGCCCGCTGTGTCGTTGGTTGGGCGGTGATCGGTCATGGCTGGCGGTATTCGCGAAAATAGCGGAGACGATCTCTCCGAAAACCACGAAATCAATGTCACGCCTTTCATCGACGTGATGCTGGTTCTGCTCATCATCTTCATGGTTGCCGCACCGCTGGCGACCGTGGATGTGAATGTCGATCTGCCCGCATCCACCGCCAAGCCGGCGGAGCGCCCGGAAGAGCCGCTTTATCTGACCGTCAAGGATGATCTGTCGCTCAATCTCGGCAATGATGCGGTTGCCCGCGAAGCCCTGGCAGCGGCGATCGACCGGCAGACGGGCGGCAAGAAAGATACGCGAATTTTCCTGCGCGCCGACAAAGCCGTCGACTATGGCCACTTCATGGAAATCATGAACCTGCTTCGCGATGCCGGATATCTGAAAATCGCTCTGGTAGGGCTGGAAAATGCCGCTGCGGCAACGCAGCCAGCCGGTGCCGTTCCGCCCGCCGCGCCCGCAGTGCCAGGAACCGCGCCATGACTGAAAACGGCTACCCGCAGTCCCGACATTCCCGCCTCGGGGAAGCGGCGTTGTGGTCCGCCGCAGCACTGCTCATGCTGGGCGTTCATGCGGGTTTTGCCTATTACCTGATGCAGGAACCAGAGGAACTGGATGCCGGCGGGCCGCCGCCTGCCGCGATCATGATCGAAATGGCAGCCATACCGGAAGCCGTCAACACCGAGGAAACGACGCCTGCGCAGGACGTTGAAGATGCCGAAGAGGTAAAGAGCGACAACAGCCAGCCGGTAGAGGAAGTCACCCCGGAGGAGCCGCCGCCGCCTGAGCCGGTTGTGGAAACGCCGCCGCCGGAACCCGTGCAGCCGCCGGAACCGCCGGTCGAGGAGATCGTCGAGCCGCAGGAAATTCCCGAACCGGTGGAGCCGATCGATCCCGTGCAGGAACAGATGATGGCGGAACTCGAAAATGTCGAGGTTCCCTTGCCCGTCATCCGGCCGCCGCCGCCGCCGGTCGAAAAGAAGGTGGAGAAGAAAGAACCGGACGACAAGAAGAAGGTCGAGCGCCAGCGCCCCAAACCGCAACAGGCATCGGAACTGCGCGAAACGGCCAAGGCCGAGACACAGCAATCCGACCGGACGGCGGCATCGCGCAACAATGCCGGTTTCTTCTCTTCATCCTCCGCCTCGCCGGCAAAATGGGGATCGAAGGTTCGCTCGCATATCCAGAGGCGTAAGCCCCGCTCGCTTCGCAGCGATGCGATGACAGCGACCGTGCGGTTCCGGGTTAACGATACAGGCGCCATCAGCGGTGTCAGTGTGGTGCAGTCCACTGGTGATTCCTCCATCGACCAGCAGATTGCGGCCTGGATCCAGAGCGCGTCACCCGTGCCCGCGCCGCCACCGGATGCAAATAAGACAATCACCTTGCCGATCAGCATCCGCTAGATCGATTCCAAGGCCACGTCGCGGTTCTGCTGGAATAAGCTCTTGCCTGGTATGACGCCCTGCCAAAGGGCGAATGCGTGCCCGACCGTTATTCTCGATAAGATATCCATTCGGGCCTGAATTGCATTTCGCGAATGTTTTCGATGGTGTAGGTCTTGTCGACTTAACACGCAGAGGCATTCCGGAATGAAATTCTCAATCGCAGAGGCGGAGGATCTCGTATCCTCTATCTTTGAGCGTAACGGCGTTCTGCCGCAAAACGCCCGCTCCGTGGCGAAGGCGCTCGTGGCATCCGAGGCTGCAGGCCAGGGCGGCCACGGTTTTCGGCGTATCCCCGTTTATGTCCGTCAGGCGCGGGTTGGCAAGGTCAATGGCAATGCGCGGCCGGTGGCAAGTCGTGTCAAACCGGGTGTGCTGTCAATCGACGCTAACAACGGTTACGCCTATCCCGCGATCGACTGCGCCGTAGACGAGTTGCCGGACATGGCCCGGCAGCAGGGCATCGCGCTCGCCGCGATCCATCGCTCCCATCATGCAGGCGTCATGGCACTTACAGTCGAGCGTTTCGCGGAAATGGGCCTCGTGGCGCTGATGTTCGCCAATGCGCCTGCATCCATGGCGCCTTGGGGTGGCACCAAACCGCTCTATGGCACCAATCCGATTGCTTTCGCCAGCCCTGTTGGCGAGGCAGATCCGCTGGTGATCGATCTGGCGCTTTCCAAGGTTGCGCGCGGAAAGATCATGGCGGCCCGCCAGAAGGGCGAAACCATTCCGGGCGACTGGGCGCTTGATACGAATGGCCGGCCCACGACCGATCCCGAAGAAGCCCTAGCCGGAACGATGGTGCCTGCGGGCGAGGCCAAGGGTGCTGCCCTGGCGCTGATGGTGGAGATCATGGCCGCCGCGCTCACCGGTGGAAGCTTCGCCTTCGAGGCCTCTTCCCTTCTGGACGACAAGGGTGCGCCACCCTCTCTCGGCCACACGATCATCGCCATAGACCCCGTATCGTCGGGCGGTGCGGCCTTTACCGAGCGACTGGCGCTTATCGCCGGAGAGATAGAGAAGCAGGAAAACGTGCGTTTGCCCGGTCGGCGAAGCCAGGGCATTCGAAGGCAGGCGCTGGAAAGCGGTATCATCGTCGAAAGCGATATTCTTGCCGAGATTCAGTCGCTGTGAGGAACTGAAAATGAAAACCCGGCGGACCGGAAAGTCCGCCGGGTAAACCGTGTATGGCTGCCTTGCAGTTGCGCCGATAGGCCGGAAATCATTTCCGACCCGCCTTTTGGTCCGCCGTCCCGCCATCGAAATGGTGGGTTTTTGGCGCAGAAAGCAACACATCCGGTTTTGGCTTACGGGAAGGGGACGATTTCGCGTAAGCTTTTGGAGCGAGAGGGAAGCTCTAAATATCCTGTTCGATCAGTCCACGCAGCAGGGCGATGCTGACGGCATTCAGCAGATTGGCCGCACCTAGCCTTAGGCGGACCCGTTCCAGAGTATCTTTAACATCCGCTTCGTCCGCTCCCGTTATCAAGGCAATGTGAGAAGGATGTCGGCCTCGCGCAACGAGCCCCAGATATTGCCG
This region of Agrobacterium tumefaciens genomic DNA includes:
- a CDS encoding TonB family protein — encoded protein: MTENGYPQSRHSRLGEAALWSAAALLMLGVHAGFAYYLMQEPEELDAGGPPPAAIMIEMAAIPEAVNTEETTPAQDVEDAEEVKSDNSQPVEEVTPEEPPPPEPVVETPPPEPVQPPEPPVEEIVEPQEIPEPVEPIDPVQEQMMAELENVEVPLPVIRPPPPPVEKKVEKKEPDDKKKVERQRPKPQQASELRETAKAETQQSDRTAASRNNAGFFSSSSASPAKWGSKVRSHIQRRKPRSLRSDAMTATVRFRVNDTGAISGVSVVQSTGDSSIDQQIAAWIQSASPVPAPPPDANKTITLPISIR
- the exbD gene encoding TonB system transport protein ExbD, which translates into the protein MAGGIRENSGDDLSENHEINVTPFIDVMLVLLIIFMVAAPLATVDVNVDLPASTAKPAERPEEPLYLTVKDDLSLNLGNDAVAREALAAAIDRQTGGKKDTRIFLRADKAVDYGHFMEIMNLLRDAGYLKIALVGLENAAAATQPAGAVPPAAPAVPGTAP
- the hutC gene encoding histidine utilization repressor; translated protein: MRSIGADLQEKSLHERIRNDVERHIMSGEWPPGYRIPYEHEMTRQYACSRMTVNKALGELVQRGLIERRRRLGTFVRQPHAQSAVLEIHDIEREVQALGLVYGYRLDRRRLRPAGEEDGAAMALAADAPVLELTCTHFAGGVPFCLEERIINVTAVPEAEAADFSQIGPGTWLLKMVPWSAAEHRISAVSADRKNATALGIASGAACLVIHRRTWHGADYVTSVRVTYPGDRHALVAQFSPSQNT
- the exbB gene encoding tonB-system energizer ExbB, producing MSAETSTSSACFTRANKTRHISLAMTVTLLAGLSAGAVFAQSASETQIQPAPAPAPATETMQPAQSPAETPSAPAVQPVPPSAAAPTQPAPAQPAPAASNPTPAAEGVSPQPTQTEQPAPTNGTAAPNEVSTPVEPVVAEPASAGHRADIPHNLSPWGMFMAADWVVKGVMIGLAFASLVTWTVWVAKSIELAGARVRAGATLKVIRRAKTLNEATEAVEKKGGPAALMLRMATHEMQLSDAVVEHTDGGGIKERVSSALSRIETHAGRRMSRGTGALATIGSTAPFVGLFGTVWGIMNSFISISESQTTNLAVVAPGIAEALLATAIGLVAAIPAVVIYNVFARSITGYRHLLADAAAGVERLVSRDLDFRRIPPGSSKPAVSLVGR
- a CDS encoding Ldh family oxidoreductase, which translates into the protein MKFSIAEAEDLVSSIFERNGVLPQNARSVAKALVASEAAGQGGHGFRRIPVYVRQARVGKVNGNARPVASRVKPGVLSIDANNGYAYPAIDCAVDELPDMARQQGIALAAIHRSHHAGVMALTVERFAEMGLVALMFANAPASMAPWGGTKPLYGTNPIAFASPVGEADPLVIDLALSKVARGKIMAARQKGETIPGDWALDTNGRPTTDPEEALAGTMVPAGEAKGAALALMVEIMAAALTGGSFAFEASSLLDDKGAPPSLGHTIIAIDPVSSGGAAFTERLALIAGEIEKQENVRLPGRRSQGIRRQALESGIIVESDILAEIQSL
- a CDS encoding helix-turn-helix domain-containing protein, which codes for MSSKTQHERHQAREIVLSDRERQYLGLVARGRHPSHIALITGADEADVKDTLERVRLRLGAANLLNAVSIALLRGLIEQDI